The following proteins are encoded in a genomic region of Enterocloster clostridioformis:
- a CDS encoding YkgJ family cysteine cluster protein, translating to MEREVSLEEISDGKLYGTNDMVRADSGGCEGCFACCRGMGSSIILDPLDMFRLTVNLGMTQEQLLAGPLELNVVDGIILPNIRMTGRDEACSFLNSEGRCGIHPYRPGFCRLFPLGRLYENRSFRYFLQVHECPRENRSKVKVRRWIDTPDVKEYEKFVNDWHYFLKDLGTGLEKNGNPDIRKTVDMYVLNQFYITPYNSGEGFYPQFYRRMTEASAFAGRFGIKTTF from the coding sequence ATGGAACGAGAGGTCAGCCTGGAGGAGATATCCGACGGAAAGTTATATGGTACCAATGATATGGTGAGGGCTGACAGCGGCGGCTGTGAAGGCTGCTTTGCCTGCTGCCGCGGTATGGGGTCATCCATCATACTGGATCCGCTTGATATGTTCCGCCTTACGGTAAATCTGGGGATGACGCAGGAGCAGCTTCTGGCAGGTCCTCTGGAGTTAAATGTGGTGGATGGCATTATCCTGCCCAACATCCGGATGACGGGCCGGGATGAGGCATGTTCCTTCCTGAACAGTGAGGGCAGGTGCGGTATCCATCCCTACAGGCCCGGTTTCTGCCGCCTCTTTCCACTGGGAAGACTGTATGAGAACAGGTCCTTCCGCTATTTCCTGCAGGTTCATGAGTGTCCCAGGGAGAACAGAAGCAAGGTGAAGGTCCGCAGGTGGATTGACACCCCGGATGTGAAGGAATATGAGAAGTTTGTAAATGACTGGCATTATTTTCTCAAGGACCTGGGTACGGGCCTGGAGAAAAATGGAAACCCGGATATCAGAAAAACGGTGGATATGTATGTGCTGAATCAGTTTTATATAACTCCTTATAACAGCGGGGAAGGGTTCTATCCTCAGTTTTACAGGCGGATGACAGAGGCATCTGCGTTTGCGGGACGTTTTGGAATCAAAACCACCTTTTAA
- a CDS encoding SPL family radical SAM protein, with translation MKFDAVYFEPAIFDYPLGRQLREEYRDLPWIPIESHNSIREMQEKPNDQFGHMKRNLIAGIRKTHKYVENHKVSDYLVPYTSSGCTAMCLYCYLVCNYNKCAYLRLFVNREQMLDRMIKKGKNSGKPLTFEIGSNSDLVLENTITGNLLYTIPRFAEEGEGKLTFPTKFHMVEPLLDLDHRGKVIFRMSVNPQPIIQKIELGTSGLKQRIEAVNHMCEAGYPCGLLIAPVILMEGWREMYTGLLEELRDGLSNKMKSQMFLEIILMTYSYVHRAINSEAFPNAPDLYDKEQMTGRGRGRYCYRAEPRAEAEIYLRAEIQRVLGDVSILYIS, from the coding sequence ATGAAATTTGACGCAGTTTACTTTGAACCGGCTATCTTTGACTACCCTCTGGGTCGGCAGCTCAGGGAGGAATACAGGGACCTGCCGTGGATTCCCATTGAGAGCCATAATTCCATCCGGGAAATGCAGGAAAAGCCCAATGACCAGTTCGGACACATGAAACGCAATCTGATTGCGGGCATACGAAAGACACACAAATACGTGGAAAACCACAAGGTTTCCGACTATCTGGTCCCATATACCTCATCCGGCTGTACGGCCATGTGCCTGTACTGCTATTTGGTGTGCAATTATAATAAATGCGCCTATCTCAGACTGTTTGTGAACCGGGAGCAGATGCTGGACCGAATGATCAAAAAGGGTAAAAACAGCGGGAAGCCGCTTACCTTTGAGATTGGAAGCAACAGTGACCTGGTGCTGGAGAACACCATTACGGGAAACCTTCTGTATACAATTCCGCGTTTTGCGGAGGAGGGGGAGGGGAAACTTACATTTCCAACCAAGTTTCATATGGTGGAACCCCTGTTGGACCTGGATCACAGAGGCAAGGTGATTTTCCGCATGAGCGTCAACCCTCAGCCTATTATCCAAAAGATAGAGCTGGGCACATCCGGCTTAAAACAGAGAATTGAAGCTGTAAATCATATGTGTGAGGCAGGATATCCCTGCGGACTCCTGATAGCGCCCGTCATATTAATGGAGGGCTGGAGGGAAATGTATACCGGCCTTCTGGAAGAACTGAGGGACGGACTGTCAAATAAAATGAAAAGCCAGATGTTTCTGGAGATTATTTTGATGACCTACTCCTATGTTCACCGGGCCATTAACAGCGAAGCATTTCCAAATGCCCCGGACCTGTATGATAAGGAGCAGATGACGGGCAGGGGACGGGGACGGTACTGCTACCGGGCCGAACCCAGGGCAGAGGCAGAAATCTATCTGCGGGCGGAGATACAGCGTGTACTGGGAGATGTCTCCATACTCTATATAAGCTGA
- the recQ gene encoding DNA helicase RecQ, whose product MTQYEILKHYFGYDTFRDGQDVLIQNILEGRDVLGVMPTGAGKSLCYQIPALMMDGITLVISPLISLMKDQVSNLNQVGILAAYINSSLTAAQYYKVLDLARAGRYPIIYVAPERLMSEDFLRFALSGQVKISMVAVDEAHCVSQWGQDFRPSYLKIVDFINQLPVRPVVSAFTATATAQVRDDIIDILMLRNPQVMTTGFNRPNLYFGVQSPKDKYATMVNYLERHKGESGIIYCLTRKVVEEVCSQLIREGFSVTRYHAGLSDSERRHNQEDFIYDRAQIMVATNAFGMGIDKSNVRFVVHYNMPKNMESYYQEAGRAGRDGEPSECILLYGGQDVVTNQFFIDHNQDNEALDPVTREIVMERDRERLRKMTFYCFTNECLRDYILRYFGEYGSNYCGNCSNCLSQFETVDVTDISRILIGCVESCRQRYGTNVIIDTVRGANTAKIRNYRMDENPHYGELAKVPAYKLRQVMNHLMLNGYLAVTNDEYAIVKLTGKSKGILEEGEQVAMKMAREAEHPAKVAGASAGKGRKGRKGLAAAGGAEFTEADETLFEKLRAVRTEIAKEEKVPPYIVFSDKTLTHMCIVKPATKAEMLDVSGVGEFKYEKYGERFLACVQAEMNSRHAIKDNYAARDNHSVKGNYANHEKKSHIEDEMFFEGDDLYFTSDSDEFDDWSLETALTAWECGSQENESRGAGRPDPILRTDQSEQ is encoded by the coding sequence ATGACACAATATGAGATATTAAAACATTATTTTGGTTATGACACATTCAGGGATGGGCAGGATGTGCTGATCCAGAACATTCTGGAAGGAAGGGACGTGCTGGGAGTCATGCCCACTGGGGCCGGAAAATCCCTTTGTTATCAAATACCTGCCCTTATGATGGATGGAATCACGCTGGTCATTTCCCCGCTTATTTCCCTGATGAAGGACCAGGTAAGCAACTTAAACCAGGTGGGAATCCTGGCTGCTTACATTAACAGTTCGCTGACTGCGGCGCAGTATTATAAGGTACTAGACCTGGCCAGGGCCGGCAGATATCCGATTATCTATGTGGCTCCGGAGCGCCTGATGTCTGAGGATTTCCTGCGGTTTGCACTGAGCGGCCAGGTGAAGATATCCATGGTAGCTGTGGACGAGGCCCATTGCGTATCACAGTGGGGTCAGGATTTCAGGCCCAGTTATCTGAAAATAGTGGATTTCATAAACCAGCTTCCGGTCCGGCCCGTTGTAAGCGCATTTACAGCCACCGCCACAGCCCAGGTGCGGGACGACATCATCGATATACTCATGCTCAGAAATCCCCAGGTTATGACCACGGGCTTTAACCGGCCTAATCTCTACTTCGGCGTACAGTCCCCCAAGGATAAATATGCCACCATGGTAAATTACCTGGAACGCCATAAGGGGGAAAGCGGTATTATCTATTGCCTGACCAGGAAAGTGGTGGAGGAGGTTTGCAGCCAGCTGATTCGGGAAGGATTTTCCGTTACCCGGTATCATGCGGGCTTAAGCGACAGTGAGCGCAGGCATAACCAGGAGGATTTTATATATGACCGGGCACAGATTATGGTTGCCACCAATGCCTTTGGCATGGGGATTGACAAGTCGAATGTCAGGTTTGTGGTGCATTATAACATGCCGAAGAACATGGAATCGTATTACCAGGAGGCCGGCAGGGCAGGAAGGGATGGTGAGCCCTCAGAGTGCATCCTTCTGTACGGCGGCCAGGATGTGGTAACCAATCAGTTCTTTATTGACCATAACCAGGACAACGAGGCATTGGACCCCGTAACCCGGGAGATTGTCATGGAGCGGGACAGGGAACGCCTGCGGAAGATGACCTTTTACTGCTTTACCAATGAATGCCTGAGAGATTACATACTGAGATATTTTGGGGAGTATGGAAGCAATTACTGCGGCAATTGCTCAAACTGTCTGAGCCAGTTTGAGACAGTGGATGTGACGGATATTTCCCGGATACTCATTGGATGTGTGGAGAGCTGCCGGCAGAGGTACGGAACCAATGTGATTATTGATACGGTCCGCGGGGCCAACACAGCCAAGATACGCAATTACAGGATGGATGAGAACCCGCATTATGGGGAGCTGGCAAAGGTACCGGCCTACAAGCTGCGCCAGGTTATGAACCATCTGATGCTGAACGGATATCTGGCAGTGACAAACGATGAGTATGCGATTGTGAAATTGACAGGAAAGTCAAAGGGGATCCTGGAAGAAGGAGAGCAGGTGGCCATGAAGATGGCCAGGGAAGCGGAGCATCCCGCCAAAGTGGCCGGTGCGAGTGCCGGAAAGGGAAGAAAAGGCAGGAAGGGGCTGGCCGCAGCGGGAGGCGCAGAGTTTACGGAAGCAGACGAAACGCTGTTTGAGAAGCTGCGCGCTGTCAGGACAGAGATTGCAAAGGAAGAAAAGGTGCCGCCTTATATTGTATTTTCGGATAAGACGTTGACCCATATGTGTATCGTGAAGCCGGCTACCAAAGCGGAGATGCTGGATGTTTCAGGCGTGGGAGAGTTTAAGTATGAGAAGTACGGGGAGCGTTTTTTGGCTTGTGTGCAGGCGGAAATGAACAGCAGGCATGCCATAAAGGACAATTATGCCGCAAGAGATAATCACTCCGTAAAAGGCAATTATGCAAATCATGAAAAAAAGAGCCATATAGAAGACGAGATGTTTTTTGAGGGGGATGATTTGTATTTTACCAGCGATAGTGATGAGTTCGACGACTGGTCGCTGGAGACAGCTCTGACCGCCTGGGAATGCGGGAGCCAGGAAAATGAGAGCCGGGGAGCTGGCCGCCCGGATCCGATACTCAGAACAGACCAGTCTGAACAATAA
- a CDS encoding DNA topoisomerase III has product MKSLVIAEKPSVARDIARVLKCGKNINGAIEGERYVVTWGLGHLVTLADPEDYDKKYKEWKMEDLPMMPEVFKLEVIKQTSKQYQAVKNQIYRGDVGDIIIATDAGREGELVARLILKKTGCNKPIRRLWISSVTDKAIREGFANLKDGREYNNLYDAAMCRAEADWLVGINATRALTCKYNAQLSCGRVQTPTLAMIAKREAQIRAFVPQPYFGLQARKDGLVLTWQDAGTGSRRSFERGRMEELAKDLKGEPAVVAEVKRTPKKTLPPLLYDLTELQRDANRRFNYSAKDTLNIMQRLYENHKVLTYPRTDSRYLSADIVPTLKERLKACSIGPYKTLAGRLVNQPLPSKPFFVDNSKVSDHHAIIPTEQFVQMDHMTIDERRIYDLVVRRFLAVLYPPFEYDETSLEADIGGQRFSAKGRIVKSQGWKAAYDTDVDDGEEGEEGDEPEVKDQQLPDLKKGDVLKGLSIKMTEDKTKPPAPFNEATLLSAMENPVAYMETKDKAMAKTLGETGGLGTVATRADIIEKLFSGFLLEKRGKDIYLTSKARQLLELVPEDLKKSELTADWEMKLSGIAKGSLKRGAFMKDIRGYSQELIRQIKTGEGSFRHDNLTNTKCPVCGKRMLAVKGKNTEMLVCQDRECGHREVISRTSNARCPVCHKKMELKGKGDAQIFVCRCGHKEKLKAFQERRKKEGAGVSKKDVARYLNQQKKEAGEPVNNAFAKALAGINLKDKG; this is encoded by the coding sequence ATGAAATCACTTGTAATAGCAGAAAAGCCTTCCGTTGCCCGGGATATTGCCCGGGTTCTTAAATGTGGGAAAAATATAAACGGCGCCATTGAGGGGGAACGTTACGTGGTTACCTGGGGGCTGGGCCATCTGGTGACCCTGGCAGACCCGGAGGATTACGACAAAAAGTATAAAGAGTGGAAGATGGAGGACCTTCCCATGATGCCTGAGGTATTTAAGCTTGAGGTTATCAAGCAGACCTCAAAACAGTACCAGGCTGTAAAGAACCAGATTTACCGCGGGGATGTGGGGGATATTATCATTGCCACGGATGCCGGAAGGGAAGGAGAGCTGGTGGCCCGGCTGATTCTGAAAAAGACAGGGTGCAATAAACCCATCCGGCGTCTGTGGATATCATCCGTGACTGATAAGGCTATCAGGGAGGGATTTGCAAACCTGAAGGACGGAAGGGAATACAATAACCTGTACGACGCAGCCATGTGCAGGGCAGAGGCGGACTGGCTGGTGGGCATCAATGCCACCAGGGCCCTGACCTGCAAATACAATGCCCAGCTCTCCTGCGGCCGTGTTCAGACCCCGACCCTTGCCATGATAGCAAAGCGGGAGGCGCAGATACGCGCATTTGTGCCCCAGCCGTATTTTGGGCTCCAGGCCAGAAAGGACGGACTGGTCCTTACCTGGCAGGATGCCGGGACAGGCAGCCGCCGTTCCTTTGAACGCGGCCGGATGGAGGAACTGGCCAAGGACCTTAAGGGGGAACCGGCCGTTGTGGCTGAGGTAAAGCGGACGCCTAAAAAGACGCTGCCTCCTCTTCTCTATGACCTGACGGAGCTGCAGAGGGATGCCAACAGGCGGTTTAACTACTCAGCCAAGGACACGCTGAACATTATGCAGCGCCTCTATGAGAATCATAAAGTCCTGACTTATCCCAGAACCGATTCCAGATATCTGAGCGCAGATATTGTCCCGACCCTTAAGGAGCGCCTGAAGGCGTGCTCCATCGGTCCCTATAAGACGCTGGCCGGCCGTCTGGTGAACCAGCCCCTGCCGTCAAAACCGTTTTTTGTGGATAACAGCAAGGTATCAGACCATCATGCCATCATACCGACGGAACAGTTTGTACAGATGGACCATATGACCATTGATGAACGCAGGATTTATGATTTGGTGGTGCGCAGATTCCTGGCTGTGCTGTATCCGCCTTTTGAATATGACGAGACCAGCCTGGAAGCGGATATCGGGGGACAGCGCTTTAGTGCTAAAGGAAGGATTGTAAAGAGCCAGGGCTGGAAGGCTGCTTACGACACGGATGTGGATGACGGGGAAGAAGGGGAAGAAGGGGACGAGCCGGAGGTAAAGGACCAGCAGCTGCCGGACCTTAAGAAGGGGGATGTGTTAAAAGGCCTGTCCATTAAGATGACAGAGGACAAGACAAAACCGCCTGCCCCGTTTAATGAGGCAACTCTGCTCTCCGCCATGGAAAATCCCGTGGCGTACATGGAGACAAAGGATAAGGCCATGGCAAAGACTCTGGGAGAGACAGGCGGTCTGGGAACCGTTGCCACCAGGGCAGATATAATAGAAAAACTGTTTTCCGGCTTTCTTCTTGAAAAGCGGGGCAAGGATATCTATCTCACATCCAAGGCCAGGCAGCTTCTGGAGCTGGTGCCTGAGGACCTGAAAAAGTCGGAGCTGACAGCGGACTGGGAGATGAAGCTGTCGGGCATTGCAAAGGGAAGCCTGAAAAGGGGCGCGTTTATGAAGGACATCAGGGGATATTCCCAGGAACTGATCCGCCAGATTAAGACAGGAGAAGGTTCTTTCCGCCACGACAACCTGACCAACACAAAGTGCCCTGTGTGCGGAAAACGGATGCTGGCCGTAAAGGGAAAGAACACGGAGATGCTGGTGTGCCAGGACCGGGAGTGCGGCCACCGGGAGGTCATTTCACGCACCTCCAATGCCAGATGCCCTGTCTGCCATAAGAAGATGGAGCTTAAGGGCAAGGGGGACGCCCAGATATTTGTATGCAGGTGCGGTCATAAGGAGAAGCTGAAGGCCTTTCAGGAGCGCAGGAAAAAGGAAGGCGCCGGTGTGTCAAAAAAGGATGTGGCCCGGTATCTGAACCAGCAGAAAAAGGAAGCCGGGGAGCCGGTTAACAATGCATTTGCCAAGGCGCTGGCGGGGATCAATCTGAAGGATAAGGGCTGA
- a CDS encoding transcriptional repressor, whose translation MPWKQSEESRTWQKERVIQELRSQGKRMTKQRMVLLDVILSGKWNCCKEIYYEAAKRDAAIGMATVYRIVSTLEEIGVFSRCYRYSLPDRPCLEDRARDWPD comes from the coding sequence ATGCCATGGAAACAAAGTGAGGAGTCCCGCACATGGCAGAAGGAGCGGGTTATCCAGGAACTGAGGAGCCAGGGGAAACGCATGACCAAACAGCGTATGGTCCTTCTGGATGTCATACTGAGCGGAAAGTGGAACTGCTGCAAAGAAATATACTACGAGGCGGCAAAACGTGATGCGGCTATCGGTATGGCAACTGTGTACCGCATTGTATCTACCCTGGAAGAGATTGGCGTATTCAGCAGATGCTACCGGTACAGTCTGCCGGACCGTCCCTGCCTGGAGGACCGGGCAAGGGATTGGCCGGATTAG
- a CDS encoding nitroreductase family protein: MELDAVLRERRSMRKYQPDRKVSREQVEEILKAATLAPSWKNSQTARYYVVMSDDMLKDVKETCLPSFNQTNCKDAPVLIVATFVKNRSGYDNDGTPSNELGNGWGCYDLGMHNQNLLLKAKDLGLDTLVMGIRDAGKLRELLSIGEDQDVAAVIALGYGAADPQMPKRSTVQEIARFY; this comes from the coding sequence ATGGAATTAGATGCGGTATTGAGAGAAAGAAGGAGCATGAGAAAGTACCAGCCGGACAGGAAGGTGAGCCGTGAACAGGTGGAGGAGATCCTTAAGGCGGCCACTCTTGCGCCGTCCTGGAAGAATTCGCAGACAGCCAGATACTATGTGGTTATGTCAGACGATATGCTGAAAGATGTAAAGGAAACCTGCCTTCCCTCCTTTAACCAGACAAACTGTAAGGATGCGCCTGTGTTGATTGTGGCCACCTTTGTTAAGAACCGCTCAGGATATGACAATGACGGAACCCCTTCCAATGAGTTGGGAAACGGCTGGGGCTGCTACGATTTGGGGATGCATAACCAGAACCTGCTGCTGAAGGCAAAGGATTTGGGTCTGGACACCCTGGTAATGGGAATAAGGGATGCCGGCAAGCTGAGGGAACTGCTCTCCATCGGGGAGGACCAGGATGTGGCGGCGGTCATTGCCCTGGGATACGGAGCGGCTGACCCTCAGATGCCAAAGCGCAGCACCGTTCAGGAGATAGCCAGGTTCTATTAA
- a CDS encoding polysaccharide deacetylase family protein: MKNRLRRLPMKKLLQTTLLFALAFCAGRLAAQVVEYNRPPEAVTTSADGNWGLSFPGEGQMPVGNATADYLKQFNAYYAQNTQDKVIYLTFDAGYENGNTAAILDALKKHNVHATFFLVGNYLQTSPDLVKRMVAEGHNVGNHTFHHPDMSKISTKEAFEKELNDLETLYQQTTGQPMKKYYRPPQGKYSESNLKMANDMGYKTFFWSLAYVDWYEDKQPTKDEAFKKLLTRIHPGAIVLLHSTSKTNGQILDELLTKWEEMGYHFGTLDDLAAADQA, from the coding sequence ATGAAAAACAGACTCAGAAGACTTCCCATGAAGAAGCTGTTACAGACCACCCTTCTGTTCGCCCTGGCCTTTTGTGCCGGACGGCTGGCCGCCCAGGTAGTAGAATACAACCGTCCTCCCGAAGCAGTGACCACCTCAGCCGACGGCAACTGGGGACTTAGTTTCCCGGGCGAGGGCCAGATGCCCGTTGGAAATGCCACTGCGGACTATCTGAAACAGTTCAATGCCTACTATGCCCAGAATACCCAGGATAAGGTCATCTACCTGACCTTTGACGCCGGTTATGAAAACGGAAACACAGCCGCCATCCTGGACGCCCTGAAAAAGCACAATGTACACGCCACTTTTTTCCTGGTTGGAAATTATTTACAGACCAGTCCGGACCTGGTAAAACGAATGGTTGCCGAGGGCCACAATGTGGGAAACCATACCTTCCACCATCCGGATATGTCAAAAATCTCCACGAAGGAGGCCTTTGAAAAGGAACTGAATGACCTGGAAACCCTGTACCAGCAGACCACGGGACAGCCAATGAAAAAATATTACCGTCCCCCCCAGGGCAAATACAGTGAAAGCAACCTGAAAATGGCCAATGACATGGGCTATAAGACCTTTTTCTGGAGCCTGGCCTATGTGGACTGGTACGAAGATAAGCAGCCCACCAAAGATGAGGCCTTCAAAAAGCTACTGACCCGCATTCATCCCGGCGCCATTGTCCTGCTTCACAGCACATCCAAAACAAACGGGCAGATTCTGGATGAACTCCTGACCAAGTGGGAGGAAATGGGGTATCATTTTGGAACCCTGGATGATTTGGCGGCGGCAGACCAGGCATAA
- the ltrA gene encoding group II intron reverse transcriptase/maturase has protein sequence MDTSSLMEQILSRDNLNAAYLQVVRNKGAAGVDGMTVEELGAYLSENGENIKEQLRTRKYKPKPVRRVEIPKPDGGTRNLGVPTAVDRFVQQAVAQVLTPIFEEQFHDHSYGFRPKRCAQQAVLKALEMMNDGHNWIVDIDLAKFFDTVDHDKLMTIFGRTIKDGDVISVVRKILVSGVMIDDEYEDTVVGTPQGGNISPLLANIMLNELDKELEARRLDFVRYADDLIIMVGSRQAAERVMKSVARFIEEKLGLKVNAEKSRVDKPKGIKYLGFGFYYDSFAKGYKARPHPKAAAKFKAQMKKYTSRSWGVGNGYKIGKLNRLIRGWINYFKIGSMKRLCAKMDGQIRYRLRMCIWKHWKTPKNREKNLIKLGLPPNAAHGISYAKGYARVCRSWNLHICISKERLAKFGLVSMEDYYAEKAVTC, from the coding sequence ATGGACACAAGCAGTCTCATGGAGCAGATATTAAGCAGGGATAATCTAAATGCGGCGTATCTGCAAGTCGTAAGGAATAAAGGAGCGGCAGGCGTGGACGGGATGACCGTTGAAGAACTTGGCGCATATCTTTCGGAAAACGGCGAAAACATTAAGGAACAGTTGCGGACGAGGAAGTATAAGCCGAAGCCAGTCCGCAGGGTGGAGATACCCAAACCCGATGGTGGTACAAGAAATCTTGGAGTGCCAACAGCAGTAGACCGCTTTGTACAGCAGGCGGTGGCACAGGTGCTTACCCCGATATTTGAGGAGCAGTTTCACGACCACAGCTATGGATTCAGACCCAAGCGGTGTGCACAGCAGGCAGTCCTTAAAGCATTGGAAATGATGAATGACGGACACAACTGGATAGTGGATATCGACCTAGCGAAATTCTTTGACACAGTAGACCATGACAAGCTGATGACGATTTTCGGACGGACAATAAAGGACGGAGATGTCATATCGGTGGTAAGAAAGATTCTGGTCAGCGGCGTAATGATTGATGATGAGTATGAAGATACGGTAGTCGGCACACCGCAGGGTGGAAATATCTCGCCGCTGTTAGCAAATATCATGTTAAATGAGCTGGACAAAGAACTGGAAGCAAGGAGGCTGGATTTCGTCCGGTATGCAGATGACCTTATTATAATGGTCGGGAGCAGACAGGCGGCAGAGCGGGTAATGAAGAGCGTGGCTCGGTTTATAGAGGAAAAGCTTGGACTGAAAGTGAACGCGGAAAAGAGCAGGGTTGATAAACCAAAGGGCATTAAGTATCTGGGGTTTGGATTTTACTATGACTCATTTGCCAAAGGGTACAAAGCCAGACCACACCCGAAAGCGGCAGCAAAGTTCAAGGCGCAGATGAAGAAATATACAAGCAGGAGCTGGGGAGTGGGCAATGGTTATAAAATTGGGAAACTCAACCGGCTTATCCGAGGGTGGATAAATTATTTCAAAATCGGAAGCATGAAAAGGCTGTGCGCAAAAATGGACGGACAGATTCGGTATCGACTGCGCATGTGCATATGGAAACACTGGAAAACGCCAAAGAACAGGGAAAAGAATCTTATCAAACTTGGTCTGCCGCCAAATGCGGCACATGGCATTTCATATGCCAAAGGATATGCCAGAGTGTGCAGAAGCTGGAATCTCCACATTTGTATCAGTAAAGAGAGACTAGCTAAGTTTGGTCTTGTATCCATGGAAGACTACTACGCCGAAAAGGCTGTTACATGTTAA
- a CDS encoding arsenate reductase family protein, whose translation MSLTVLCYKKCSTCQKALKWLDANGISYVERPIREENPTLEELREWYGNSGLSLKRFFNTSGNIYKEMSLKDKLPSMSEDEQLALLATDGMLVKRPLVVGDGFVLTGFKEAEWKEKLL comes from the coding sequence ATGAGTCTTACCGTATTATGCTACAAAAAATGCTCTACCTGCCAGAAGGCTTTAAAGTGGCTGGATGCCAATGGGATTTCCTATGTGGAGAGACCCATCAGGGAGGAGAATCCCACCCTGGAGGAATTAAGGGAATGGTATGGGAACAGCGGGCTTTCTCTGAAGCGTTTCTTTAATACCAGCGGAAATATCTACAAGGAAATGTCTCTGAAGGATAAACTGCCGTCCATGAGTGAGGACGAGCAGCTGGCGCTTCTGGCCACGGACGGGATGCTGGTGAAAAGACCGCTGGTGGTGGGGGACGGCTTTGTGCTCACCGGATTTAAGGAGGCGGAGTGGAAGGAAAAGCTGCTGTAG
- a CDS encoding SGNH/GDSL hydrolase family protein, whose product MINILCFGDSNTFGTNPKGGRHSWNTRWPGRLQVLLGPEYYVIEEGMGGRTTVWDDPLEPGRCGIQALPMALQSHKPLDLVILFLGTNDCKAHFHASPRVITKGMENLCHTVQGFDYGEGYKKPKILVISPIHIGNDMEHCPYVSFDETAPGKSMALAPLYQELAKTEGCLFLDAASLAGPSGLDQLHMDAKNHGALAEGIAEVVKGYFEP is encoded by the coding sequence ATGATAAATATACTCTGCTTCGGTGACTCCAACACATTCGGGACCAATCCCAAAGGAGGACGCCATTCCTGGAATACCCGCTGGCCCGGACGTCTTCAGGTTCTTCTGGGACCTGAATATTATGTGATCGAGGAAGGTATGGGCGGACGCACCACGGTCTGGGATGACCCGCTGGAGCCTGGCCGGTGCGGCATCCAGGCACTTCCCATGGCGCTCCAGAGCCATAAACCGCTGGACCTGGTCATTCTGTTTCTGGGCACAAATGACTGCAAGGCCCATTTTCATGCCTCGCCCAGGGTTATAACAAAGGGAATGGAAAATTTGTGCCACACGGTACAGGGATTTGATTACGGGGAAGGCTATAAGAAGCCAAAGATTCTGGTGATATCCCCTATCCATATAGGAAACGACATGGAGCACTGTCCATATGTCAGTTTTGACGAAACCGCTCCCGGCAAGTCAATGGCCCTTGCGCCACTCTATCAGGAACTGGCAAAGACTGAGGGATGTCTTTTCCTGGATGCCGCATCCCTGGCAGGCCCCAGCGGCCTGGACCAGCTTCATATGGACGCAAAGAACCATGGGGCATTGGCTGAGGGAATCGCTGAGGTGGTGAAGGGGTATTTTGAACCGTAG